One Primulina huaijiensis isolate GDHJ02 chromosome 5, ASM1229523v2, whole genome shotgun sequence DNA segment encodes these proteins:
- the LOC140976266 gene encoding anthocyanidin 3-O-glucosyltransferase 5-like has product MERSAMDNSSTNNLHVVMLSSPEAGHVVPIIALANRLAEQHHVRSTVLLVTTGAPSESKLMNPPRERGLVEIIWLPPVDISNLVDPSTKMMTQMCLMMREAVPLVRSAIAAMDRLPDALIVVYFGTDSLQIAAEFNMPKFILCTSTAWFLALSVYFPILDEQIKGLFVDETRHLKIPGCKPVRHEDAVDMMMDRDDQQYHEYLRIGRGLSLSDGILVNSCEDLEAKTLQAFTENDAMKSVCKSPVYPIGPLTRPVESTGLRSDLMDWLDKQPNHSVLFVSFGSGGVLSAEQTTELACGLELSQQRFVWVIRPPKKGHVNDAFFPDNIEGTEDDYLPEGFLNRTKNIGILVPTWGQQVEILAHPSIGGFMSHCGWNSTLESIVSGVPMIAWPLYAEQRMNATFLVEDLGVAVRPEVLPTKKVVGREEIEKMVRTLMEHKDGQGMRDRMMQLKTRATNGLNEGGSSHTSMRKILSIIEAKKNATN; this is encoded by the coding sequence ATGGAAAGGTCAGCCATGGATAACTCCTCAACCAATAATCTCCACGTCGTTATGCTCTCCAGTCCCGAGGCGGGACACGTTGTCCCGATTATCGCCCTCGCCAACCGCCTTGCCGAACAACACCATGTCCGTTCCACCGTTCTTCTAGTCACAACCGGCGCACCCTCAGAATCCAAACTTATGAACCCTCCCAGGGAGAGGGGACTCGTCGAAATTATCTGGCTTCCTCCTGTTGATATTTCAAACCTCGTAGACCCTTCTACGAAGATGATGACGCAAATGTGCTTGATGATGCGGGAAGCTGTGCCCCTCGTCCGCTCCGCAATCGCCGCCATGGACCGCCTTCCGGACGCCCTCATCGTGGTTTATTTCGGGACTGACTCGCTTCAAATTGCGGCTGAGTTTAACATGCCCAAGTTCATCCTATGTACTTCTACTGCATGGTTTCTTGCTTTGTCTGTGTATTTCCCGATTCTTGACGAACAAATAAAGGGCTTGTTCGTTGATGAAACGAGGCACTTGAAAATTCCTGGTTGCAAACCGGTTCGACACGAGGACGCCGTGGACATGATGATGGACCGGGATGATCAACAGTATCACGAGTATCTAAGAATTGGGAGAGGGTTATCTTTATCTGATGGAATTTTGGTGAACAGTTGTGAAGATTTGGAAGCCAAAACCCTCCAAGCTTTCACGGAAAACGATGCTATGAAATCAGTATGTAAGTCTCCGGTTTATCCCATCGGTCCACTAACGAGACCCGTCGAATCGACCGGTTTACGAAGTGATTTGATGGATTGGTTAGACAAACAGCCCAATCATAGTGTTCTTTTTGTGTCATTTGGAAGCGGTGGGGTGCTATCGGCCGAGCAAACCACGGAGCTAGCTTGTGGATTGGAGCTGAGCCAACAGAGGTTTGTATGGGTGATCCGGCCACCGAagaaaggacatgtgaatgatGCGTTTTTCCCCGACAACATCGAAGGGACTGAAGATGACTATTTGCCAGAAGGGTTTTTGAACCGGACCAAAAATATCGGAATACTCGTGCCTACGTGGGGGCAACAGGTTGAAATCCTTGCGCATCCATCTATAGGAGGATTCATGTCGCACTGTGGATGGAACTCGACTTTAGAGAGCATAGTGAGTGGCGTGCCGATGATAGCTTGGCCGCTGTATGCCGAACAAAGGATGAACGCCACCTTTTTGGTGGAGGATCTCGGGGTGGCGGTGCGGCCGGAGGTGTTGCCGACGAAGAAAGTGGTGGGGAGGGAGGAGATAGAGAAGATGGTGAGGACTTTGATGGAGCACAAAGATGGGCAAGGAATGAGAGATAGGATGATGCAATTGAAAACTAGAGCTACAAATGGCCTAAACGAAGGTGGCTCGTCTCACACATCCATGCGCAAGATCCTGTCAATTATTGAGGCCAAAAAGAATGCCACGAATTAA